CGCCCGACCCCTGGAGAGCCAGGCGGTGGCGTTCCAGGAGGTCGAGGCCGGAGAGCGACGCGACCTGCACGACCGGTACGCCGTCGATGCCGTACCCATGGTGCTCCTGGTGGACGGGGTGGGCGTGGTGCGCGACCACCACCTGGGTCCGGTGACGGCCACCCACCTCTGGGGGAGCCTGGCCGAGCTCCGCCAGCCCGGTTCAACGCCCGACGGCTGCGACGCCGGCGGGTGAGCTAGCCAGTGGCGGGCCAGTCCTCGGTACCTACCACCGCCACGGCCACACCGGCCGTGGACCCGGCCGGCGAGGACTCCCGGACCGACGCCACCACCGGCGAGGTGGACTCCACGGCCAGGATCACGGGCCCACCCGCTCCCAGGGGGAACACCACCTGGGTCCCGGGATCCAGCTCGACCACGGCCGGAAGGCCCTCCGGTGCCCGCCCGGCCAGCACCTTCACCTCGAGGATGGCGATGCTGGAGCCGGCCGGGTTGGCCACGGCCAGGATGTCCCCGGTGCTCTCGAACCGCTCGCCCAGGTCGACCAGCCAGCCGCGCGCCACCACGGCGACGGCCGGACGCACGGCGAGGTCGGGAACGGCCAGTTGGCCGGTGGCTGCCTGCTCGCCGGCGGCCCCATCGGCGACAACTCCCCGACGGACCAGCGATGCCGCCACCGGCTGGTCGTCCAGGGTCCGGACCTCGATCCCGAACGTACCAACGCCGTCCAGCCTCCCGTCGCCGAGGTCCACGACGTGGCGCTGCCCGGCCCGCAGGACCACAGGCCAGGGCTCCACGAACCCGTCGGACGGCGACGTCCGGGCGACCACCTCGAGTTCTACGGTGTCCTCGCCGGGGTTCAACACCACGACCGACAGGTCGCCTCCTGACCCGGCAACCGGGCCGACGCCGGGAACGAACAACCGCGACCGGGCCTCGGGCAGGCCTGGCGCCAGGTCCAACCCCCTGAGCCCCGTGGGACCTTCACCGTCTGCCAACTGGAGCCGCGCCACCGCCACCTGGCCGACACGCACGTCGACCAGGGCCGAGACCACGGCCGAGTCGGAGATGCGCTCCGTCACGTCGTAGGCGACCAGCGACCGGCCGGCCACCACCATCCCCTGGGAGTCGAGGGTCTCGCGGCGACCTATGTCGCCGACGAACCGCAGGTCCACGACCGCCGAGGCCGGGAACGGGTTGTGCATTAGCAGCCACACCCGGTTGCCCGGCCGGGCGGTGGTGGACCACGGCACCAGCCAGGTCCCGGAGGTGCGGGTCAGGCACGGGCGGTGGTCGACACCATCGCCCTCGATGCGCTGTCCGACGACGACGGCCCCTCCGGGTACCTCTACGGTCACGGCGGCGAAGGCCGACCCGGGCACGAACCGGCCGGGTCGGATCTCCAGCCTGTCACCGGCATCCAACCGGAAGGCCCGCTCCACGGCCCGACCCCGGTCGTCGACGACGATCACCCGACCGTCGGTGGGTCCGGCTGCGATGCTCGCCACCTGCACCACCCGGTCCCTGATCCCCTCCAGGGCGTCGGTCGGGCCGATGCAGAACCAGAGGTCCGAGGACTGTCCGGCCAGCGACATGGCCGTCCGGGCCACCGCCGGCGGTGCCTCCCGGACGTCGCCCGGAGCTTCCACTCCCAGGGACAGGGAGCCGATCAGCAGCGCCAGCAGCACCACCAGGGCCGGTGACCGGTGGGCGTTCACGGTCGGTGTTCCCGGTCGGAGGCATGGATACTGCGGGAGGCGTCGGCCATGGGAACGGTGTGGCTCCCCCCGACGCGGCCCTCACGAGCTTCCCGGGCGGTACGGGCCCAGCTGGCCAGCAGGAGCACCACGCCGACCAGGACCACCTGGACCGACCGACGACCCCTGGAGCGCGATCCGTCCAGATCCAGCACCCCGACCGTGTCCCTGGCCACCCGGACCGACGGGTGGTCCAGCCGGGCCGGGGTGGCGTCGTCTGCGACCAGTGGCTGCGTGACGCCGTCGACCACGAAGCGCCAGGCGGCATCCGGGCCGATCGCCCACCTCAGCGCTCCGTCGGCCGAGGCGGTCACCACCCGCAGGTCGAAGGCCTCCCGGGTCACCGGGACCGGCACGGCCCGACGATTCCGGTCCCGGACAACCGCCAGGGGCGCCTCCACCACGGTGCTGCGGTAGACGGTCACCGCCCTGTTGATGCCCTCCATGCGCTCCAGGTCCAGCTGGCGCGACACGGCCCCGGCCAGGCGGTCCGGCACCGGGACCTCGCGTGCCGGCTGGGGCACCGGCGTGGAACGCTCGACCAGCACCACCCAGCCCACGCCCCACGTCGCCAGCCGGGCCCCGAGGCGGCTGGTGTCGCCGGCCATGGCGTCCAGCACCGACGCCCTGATCGAGGCCATGCCCTCTGTCGGCTCCATGGGCCACTGGTCGAGGAGGTCGGGCCGTCCGTCGGTGACCGCCATGGCCAGGCGAGACCCTCCATGCAGGCCGTCCAGGAGGTGGCCATCAGGGCCGAATCCACCCGAAAGTGGGATTCCGGCCGCCGGGAGCACCGACGGGTCGCCGAGCCAGAGGGCCCGGGGA
The window above is part of the Acidimicrobiales bacterium genome. Proteins encoded here:
- a CDS encoding DUF5719 family protein; its protein translation is MNAHRSPALVVLLALLIGSLSLGVEAPGDVREAPPAVARTAMSLAGQSSDLWFCIGPTDALEGIRDRVVQVASIAAGPTDGRVIVVDDRGRAVERAFRLDAGDRLEIRPGRFVPGSAFAAVTVEVPGGAVVVGQRIEGDGVDHRPCLTRTSGTWLVPWSTTARPGNRVWLLMHNPFPASAVVDLRFVGDIGRRETLDSQGMVVAGRSLVAYDVTERISDSAVVSALVDVRVGQVAVARLQLADGEGPTGLRGLDLAPGLPEARSRLFVPGVGPVAGSGGDLSVVVLNPGEDTVELEVVARTSPSDGFVEPWPVVLRAGQRHVVDLGDGRLDGVGTFGIEVRTLDDQPVAASLVRRGVVADGAAGEQAATGQLAVPDLAVRPAVAVVARGWLVDLGERFESTGDILAVANPAGSSIAILEVKVLAGRAPEGLPAVVELDPGTQVVFPLGAGGPVILAVESTSPVVASVRESSPAGSTAGVAVAVVGTEDWPATG